The Gossypium hirsutum isolate 1008001.06 chromosome A03, Gossypium_hirsutum_v2.1, whole genome shotgun sequence genome contains the following window.
aaaacaaggtaacataaacacacagagtaagctatcatagcttagtaagtcctaagcaaataaacaaccaaATGTCATAtttaacttaatataattaaCCGAAATATACTAACATTAACATACTTTGCCTTAAAATTTCAACTAGGTTACTTAAGATATTTTTATAGACCATTTCTTAACCTAAGCCGAATACTCGCATAGTCATATTAACATTTCAACAATCAACTTCCAAAACCAATTAGTTATAATAAAACCATACCTACGTATACTTGTATACATAAGCTTGAAAATCCTATCATAACCTCACATATAAATATATCACCTATAAGGCCGAATATTTATGGTCACACACATTTGCACATAATCATGAATCATTTCATTGATACTCGATTTATTTAGCCACAAGGCCGAATACACATGCCAAACTCATTTAAATTCATCATTATCAATTACACATGAATAGAACAAATATTAAGTACATACTTACCTTATTACTAGTAGCCAAcaaactaactcatacctggccatttagctcgtTTAACACATCTGTACacgatttacctttgcccgatgaaccattcagaattggataggacattCTGATAATcgcataaatcgtacaatgccaacgtcccagacgtggtcttacatgtagtcacatatcgatgccattgtcccagacaggttcttactcgtacacatatatcagaatcacatattgatgccatggtctttcttactcgtacacatatatcagaatcacatattgatgccatggtcttactcacacacatatataggaatcttatgtcatgacatacgtatcctagctattcctaaggttcaaacggggctttcggacgtcgtggCTTGGTTGAAATGAATTCGAAAACATAGTATTCGACCAATGCATAAttaaaatcacatatttcatttcagcaagtataatttgcatataattataattaagtacgtctatttgcttataaaattACCTCGGACATTACAAAACGAGACAGGGCTGCTAGTCGACTACTTTCGTTttttcccgatccaaatccgatttctttggttcttgatctaaacattttcaaattaagctcattcaaacatattttctttcaatttagtccaaaaacacataaatgataaaattatcattttacccctgacatttacaatttttacaatttactccctattacacaaaatataaaatatacaaaatttcaaaatacctATGTTGGGCTAAATTTTACCCATGTCTGTACAAGCCCATatcattcatttattttacattttagtcccttaaattattatttttgtaatttagtcttaattactcaaaatcatcaaaatctccaatacaaaacatgttaatctaaaacatatctttcatatttcatcatcaaacaaaaaaaatcacaagctctcaacaatggaatacctcaaaatattcaccaaaataaaaaattcaagcatgggtttcgtagtactcgaagcaacgatatcaaaaacgttgaaattatcaaaaactgaactagctacataccttgattgagcttgactATGGCCgaactaggttttattttctttttttctttttcttattttggttTCGGTCAAAAGAACATAATATGAACttggcttattattttatttttatgatatatgttatattataatagtttataatattaaatttctaaagtaaccttaattaatttatatcaaaaccTTATAATATAAACCTATTGCCATCCACTTAATAATTTATaggctaattgcaacataaaggcttccattttaaaagccaatagcattttggcccttatacattaaactacccaatttttaatttacgcgattaagtcctgttatttaatcggacactcaaacgacaaaattaaatcacgaaaatttcacagatataaattcacacaaaataaacataggaaataattttaaaatatttttctaacttggattcgtggtcctgaaaccaccattttgattagggtctaaatcggactgttataGTGAGTTCCTTAATCTCACCCTGGGAGACCGTTCTGTGGCCGAGTGTGATGCTGAATTTCTGAGACTGAACCGTTATTCACGAGGCATGGTGGTGACTGAATATGAGAGATGTGTACATTTTAAAGATGGTCTTAGGGATAACCTGAGGGTGCTaatagctccgcagagggagcgtgagtTTGCTATTTTGGTCGAGACGGCCAAGATTGCTAAGGATGTTAAGCGCGTGGAGTGACAAAATAGAGATTACGAATGTTGGAGGAATATGGGGCTTGCTTGAGATATGGGTCGGCTAAGCACTGTGTTCGAGATTGCCCGTTGAGAGCTGATCAGGTGCAAGCTCTGGGTTCTGGTATTATACAGCCACCGAGAGTAGTTTAGTAGCCATCTATGGGTTGAGGTCAGGCTAGATGTAGTAACGGCATGGGCCGAGGACAGAGAGCACCGAACAAAGGTGCTGGACCGACTGAGGTGAGGCAGTCtactttggtttatgctgctcgtcacCGTGAGTACCTAGATGCTCCAGACGTAATTACAggtacatttttaatatttaatgtaCCTTATTTGGCATTGATTGATATAGGCTCTACACACTCCTATATAGCTAGCATTGTGTCTGAAACTTTGGGGATTTTGGTCGAAGATACTTCTAGTGAAGTGACTATTGTGAGTCCTTTGAGGCAATCCATTTGAGTTAGTAAAACGTATAAAGACATTCCGTTAGAGGTTCAAGGGATAGTATTTTGACCTGATTTGATGgagcttccgtttggggagtttgatttgatattggggatggattggttggtaaAGCATCGAGTAAGTCTGGATTGTGCGAAAAAAAGGGTTGTGTTGAGAACTGATGAGGACAACGAGGTAATTGTGATTGGGAAATGACGAGACTACCTAACTAATGTGATCTTAACTTTGGTAGCGGAAAAGTTGGTTCAAAAATGGTGTAAGGCATTCTAGGCCTACGTTAGTATTTCTGATTCTAGGGACTCTTCTGTTAAGGATATCAGAACTGTAAGAGATTActagatgtgtttcctgaggagttaccagggttaccTCCGAGCCGTGATGTGGATTTTGGGATTGAGTTGTTTCCTGGCACAGTTCCGGTGTCTATGCCCCTTACCGAATGGTACCAAAAGAGCTTATGAAACTTAAGGATTAGATTCAGAAGTTGTTGGATAGTGGGTTCATTTGTCCTAGTGTGTATCCGTGGGGAGCACCTgttctttttgtgaaaaagaaagatgggacaatgaggatgtgtattgactaccgtcAATTAAACAAGctaacgatcaagaataagtacccacttctgaggatagatgacttatttgatcagttcaaAGGGACCTCTGTGTTTCCTAAGATCGATCGACGTTCAGGCTATAattagttgagagttaaggaggccaatgtgcataagacgacatttaggacttattatggacattacgagttcctagttatgccctttggtttgactaatgcaccggtgacatttatggatttaatgaactgaGTATTTCAGCCCTACctagatcagtttgtggtggtgttcatcgatgacatcttGGTATATTCTAAGACAGAGGATGAGCACGATGAGTATCTtagagtggttctacagattcttcGTAAGAAACAGTTGTATgagaagttcagcaagtgtgagttctagctTCGGAAAGTGACGTTTCTAAG
Protein-coding sequences here:
- the LOC107887798 gene encoding uncharacterized protein, giving the protein MVAMERIMEDLDFTAEQKLKGAISLLCDEAYKWRLTVKEGTQPDRLTWDYFKTTFQGSKSDCYSEFLNLTLGDRSVAECDAEFLRLNRYSRGMVVTEYERCVHFKDGLRDNLRVLIAPQREREFAILVETAKIAKDVKRVE